CACCAGTTGTATTAGTAAGGCGAAAAAGAATAAACCTGAACCAGACTTGCCTTCTATAACGGATGAACCAGAATCGTAATTGAGATAGGCTTTAAATAATACATATGCTACCCAGAATAAAATGTGATAGGTGATCCGTTTTGTCATTACGTAGTCTACGTTTCTTGCAGGTTCTAGTATTGCCGAGGTAAAATCAGTGATTTTTTTGAATCAGGGACCTTAAATATAGGAATAACAGTTTAGAACGTTTAAAATGCAGGTAAAAGCGTACAAACTGCAATAGAAGGGCGAAGCTTGCTTTCTATAGGTTTATACAATGCCCTGGTTGATTTTTCATTCCAATCTGATAGTATCCTTCTTAATTTTAATCACAATTTTAATACTTTCAATATGAAAATCAGGATCAGCTTATTCACCGTGATTTTGTCTATAAGCAGTGTGTCTGCCCAGCAAAGTCTCCGGTTAAATCCACCTCCTTCGACCGCCGAGATCTTTGGTAAAAATTTTATCAGTACCGGGATCAGTGAAAGAGATTTTGCACTTTCACCGGATGGAACTGAGATTTTCTACACGATTCAATCGCCTCAGGGAATTTTTCAAACCATCGTTTACTGCAAAAAGGATAAAAGTGGAAATTGGAGCCAACCCGAGATAGCTCCTTTTGCCGGTAAATTCAGCGATCTGGAGCCAGCCTTTACGGCAGATGGCAATAAATTGTTCTTTTCGTCCAACAGGCCTCTAAGTGGATCAGAAATAAAGGATTTTGATATTTGGGTTGTCCAAAAAGAGAAGGGTATCTGGGGAGATCCCAAAAACCTGGGATCCCCTGTCAATACCAAAGAGGATGAGTTTTATCCATCCATTGCTCATTCGGGCAATCTCTATTATACGGCAGCGTATCAGAACGGCATCGGTAAAGAAGATATTTTCGTGTCTAAATGGGAAAATGGAACTTACACAGCACCGGTGCCTTTAGACACAGCTGTAAACTCCAAATCTTACGAATTCAATGCTTTTGTCTCTCCCGAAGAAGACTTTATCATATTCACAGCGTATGGAAGAAAAGATGATAAAGGACGGGGAGACCTGTATATGAGTGTAAAAGATGCTGCTGGTCACTGGCAACCTGCAAAAAACTTATCCATGTTAAATACGGCCAAGTTGGATTACTGCCCATTTGTAAGTTTTGATAAAAAAATACTCTTTTTCACGAGTGAACGAATCAATATTAAAAATGCTTACCTGGAAAAGCCGGTAAAAATCAATAAACTACGTGAGTCATTTGCCTCTCCGCAGAATGGGGGAGGGGACATTTACTGGATATCCTTCGATAAAATAAGGGAGCAATTTTAATATTGATTGCAAGGATATATATTTTACGGGTATCACCAAATTACATATACCCGGGTTACAGACAAATTGGAGAAGCAAGGCTTTTTAAAAAATTCCCACAGGTCAAAATTTTCTTCACTCAGAAAAATAATATAGGCATAAAATGAAAACAAATAGATACTACCTTTTTTTTCTATTTTACCTTTGTATTGGGCCCAACAGTCACGCTCAGGAAAATGTCCTCTATGGAAACAATCCTGAAGTGGGAAAATATTTTGATCATGCCGGAACAAAAATATATTATGAGATCTATGGTTCGGGTAGGCCACTTATATTAATTCATGGCAATGGCGGTTCGATAAAAAGCCGAGCAGATCTTATTAGTGAGTTTGCAAAAAAATATAAAGTAATAGCATTAGATAGCCGCTGCCATGGCAAGTCAGATTGTCCCCCACAATATCTCACGTATGAACAGATGGCAGACGATGTATATGAGTTATTGAATCACTTACGCATAGACTCAGCGCTGGTCTGGGGCCATAGTGATGGTGCTGTGATTGGTTTATTGATTGCCATTCGTCACCCTGAAAAAATACAAAAATTGCTGGCCAGCGGTGCAAACCTGCGGCCGGATAGCACAGCCTAGACCCAGTCCTTTTTCAGTTGCTGGATGTGATGAGTAGCCAGGCTAAGAAAGACAGCGTTCGATCCAAACAATTCAGGCTCTTAGTAGATCAACCTAATATTCCGGTTGCCGATCTTGAGAAAATAAAAAGCTCTGTGTTGATCATGAGCGGTGATAGAGACGCCATTCGCAATAAGCATACACTGGAGATATTTGAGCATATCCCCAAAGCTTTGTTGTGCATACTTCCGGGCACTACCCATTTTGTTTATCTGGACAGAAAACAATGGTTTACAGAAATATTATATGATTTTTTTGATAATCCACCTGCTTTAACGACTACTGCGGAACTTATGATGAAAGCCTATGGTAAATAAACTGGTAACGAGCCATGAATAAATCATATCCATTTACAGAATATTACAAAACCAGTCTGCATGATTATGGTAAGTGCTAAGTATGCGGCTATAATGAAGATCATTCTACTTATTGGGCTGATTATAGTGGTAGGCGCAACCAAACCAGCTAATTTTTTACATATCTCTTCAGAAAAACCATACACAGGTGCTTTGAAGACAATTCTGTTTGTTGGAAACAGCCTTACTTACACAAATGATTTACCCAAATTAGTAGTTGCTTTTGGAAAAGAAAACGGTGTTGAGATAAAAACAACTATCCTGGCATCTCCTAACTATGCATTGGAAGATCATTGGAACGACGGGCAAGTACAAAAGCTTTTATCTAAATATAAATATGATTTTGTGGTAATTCAACAGGGACCTTCATCGCAAATAGATGGTCGCCGCAGGCTATTTGATTTCGGGGTAAAAATTAAAACATTGTGCGACAATACTAATACACAACTGGCTTTTTTTATGGTTTGGCCGGCATTCTCCAATATTCAAACTTTTGACGGAGTAATTCAAAACTATACAGATGCGGCCCTTTCGACCAATTCTTTGTTGTGCCCGGTGGGTGTGCTTTGGAAAAAATATTTCCAGGAAACAGGAGATTATTCCTTTTATGGTCCCGATATGTTTCATCCTTCAGCAATTGGTAGTAAAAATGCAGCAAAAATAATTTTTGAAACTCTATTCAAATGACTAAGAGGACGCTGGTTATACACATGAATAGGTCATCTGAGCCAAATAAATATCTATTTTTAATTATATTGATACTCTGCTGCAGTTGTGTAAATCCAACCAACAGAGAGGAGGTAAATGATAAGTCCGCTGAAGATATGGTAGAAGCCTCCCTGAACGCCGTGGGAAATAAGTCCAACAGAGAGAAAATTATGAATCTTATATCAATGGCAGATTGTATATCGCCCGATGGAAAATACACCACAGAGATTCATACGGCAGTTGAAGGGTACAGCTTTTTTAAACAGGTATACAGTTACAAGCCGGAAACGTTTGAAGCAGTGATTGAGAAAAAGATAAAGGGATATTCATTTTTCGATTCAGTGAGACCACTCTCCAGGGAAGCAGTATATTCTATCCGAAGCCATGAATTTCAAAATATAGTGCTTGAGTTAAATGAACGATACCATGACTTTGAAGTACCTACAAAAGGCAAAATAGCCGCGACTCTAGTAAACCAGGTAAAGGCAAAAGATGAGTTGAATCATCCATGTTTATTGTCCTTTGATCATGATACCAGGTTGTTGACAGCGATTGAAATCCAAAATCCAGATACTTTAAACGAGGTGCTTACAATTAAATTTTCCAACTGGAAAAAAATTGAAAATTTGCTAATGCCTTATCATGTCGTAATAGATCAAAGTGGGAAAAACTACGTTTTCAATTTTATAAAACTTCAATTCAACATCCCCGATTTTGAATATAAATAGGTAACTGAATGATTAAATTAAATAATAGGTTTTTCGTATTAGTGGCAGTGTGCCCATTTTTATTATCCTTCACTGCTTGTTGTAAAAAGCCTGACCTTGAAAAGGAGCGGCTTACATTACTGGAGCTTCATAAAGAGCAAGAGGTAGCACATCTGAATAAAGACGCAAATTTGTTTGTTGATCAATTTGCTGATAAAATGGTTTCTGTTAAGGGTGGTAAAATATCAACCACCTCAAAAGATTCTACCCTGCTTCGTTTTCAAAATTATTTTGATAAAGTGGAGATACGGGAGTGGACTGATATTAATCCCCCCAGGATCGATTTTTCAACAGACGCTTCGATGGCTTATGTGATTGTAGATAAACTAGTGTTGCTTACCTATAAAAATGCAGAAAATAACCTTATCGAAGAAATCACTCATTTTGCCTGGGTTTCCATTTTTAAAAAATCCAAAAGGGAGGGATGGAAGCTTGTGTGTAATGTATCGACCAATGAGCCTGAAATAAAAAAATGAAAGGGACATTTTATTTAGATATCGACCACTGCTGCAGTTTGTGATCGGCACAAACCATTTGATTAAAAAGGGTATTGACTGATTCTAAAAAACTAAATTATTTAAATATATTATGAAACAGTATCCATTTTTTGTCCGATTTCTTATGGTAAGCAATATTATACTGATAAGTTTTATTGTTTTTATCTTTCTCGCCGGATTTGACAAAGTAAAAAACTTTAAAGAAATTAATGCAGAACGCATCAATATCATTGGCACAAATGGTAAGCCGGTTTTAGTGATTTCCAACAGGCGGCTTATGCCTGGCCCCACACTTAATGGTAAAACGTATGAAAGAGATGTGATTGATGGTCGAGAGTATATGTCAGGAATGATCTTTTTTAACGAACTGGGTGATGAAGTTGGAGGAATACAATATGCCGGTATTAAAAAAGATTCAACTGGTTATTCGGCAGTTGGGCACTTATCCTTCGATCAGTGGAAGCAAAACCAGGTGATGGCTTTGGACTATAACGATAAAAGCGGCAATCGTTATGCGGGTATGCGCATATGGGACAGGCCCGTGAATGCAAGCTATGACTATATGCTTGATTTATTGAAAGAAATAAAAGAAGCAGGGGAAAATAAACCCAGGGTTGATTCACTCTATAAATTATGGAATGAAGCTAAAGGTCATGGCGAAAATGGCGTGGAGCGAATGTTCATAGGGAGTAAAAACGAAGTAGCTCAAATACAGCTTAAGGATAAAAAGGGGAATGTGAGAGCCCGGCTTTATATAGATGACATTGGAGCCGCGAAAATGGAATTCCTGGATGAAAAAGCCAGCGTGATTGCAGTCTTTCCAAAGTAAAAAAGTACAAGTATTTAATTCTCTAGAACCAGTCTAAAACATTGTTAAAATGAAAAATAAATTTATTTGTTTGATCTGCAGTCTAATGATCCTTACGTGGTCACAAGCGCAAACACCGGCTGTACCAGTTACGTACGAGCTCAGTTATTCCCAGGCCATAAAAAATTTGCCGGGTTCTCCCAGTCCTCATCATAAAGTATTGATATTAGGGTCACCACATTTTGACCTGAGTAATAATGCCAGTGACTGGAAACCCAAGACCGAGGTAGACATGTTGGGTTCTAAAAAGCAACTTGAAATTGAGCAAATCGTTTTACAGTTGAAGGCATTTAACCCCACCAGGATCTGTATAGAGTGGTTGCCAGAGATGGATTCTTTATTTCAAAAACGGTACCAGGATTATCTGAAAGGAACCTGGCAGTTAAAAGCGGGAGAGTATTACCAGGTTGGTTTCAGATTGGCTAAAATGATGGATCATAAAAAGTTATTCTGCATAGATAACAAACCAAAGCAACCTGAATCTTTGCTGGAAATAGATGACTGGGAACAATATAAAGCTCAACAATCTGAGGCGAGTGAAATGGCAACCTTTGATTCATTAAATGAGCGGTTTAACCAGTATGTTGACTCTGTCCAATACTTGATGTCACTCAAAAATTATCTTCAGTTTGTCAACAGTGAAGAAATGAAAGCGGCAAGAAAAAGAATTTGGTTTACCGGCCTTGTGCATGCAGGCAACAAAAGTACTTATGCCGGAGCAGACTTGACAGGCCATTGGTATCAGCGAAATACCCGGATCTTCAGCAACATCAAGAAGCTTTGTACCGAACCGGAAGAAAGAATACTCGTCATCATTGGTTTTGGTCATGCTTTTATACTAGAAGAAATGTTTAAAGCTTCGCAACAGTTTGAAGTGGTACCTATAAGCAGTGTGTTGAATTAATAAAATTTCTATAGTTTGCTTTTACGCGGGTAATCGAATACAAACCATGAAAAATTTTTATAGCTAATAAGCCACCATGAAAGGATCCGTAGTAATGTTATCTTTTTTACTGATTTTTTGGACTGGGCGTCTGACAGGACAGAACTTGACATCCCATCAACTGATTTATTTAAATAACACCGTGAACACTATTTGTAATGATACTATCCTTTCAAAATCTAACTGGCAATCCCTTAAAACAGCTATTAAAGACAAGCGCATAGTATTGCTTGGAGAGCCTAATCATGGGTCAAAGGAAATATTTAAATTGCGAAATGATTTGATCCGTTTCCTTCACAACAATGCTGGATTCAACACGGTACTTTTTGAATCAGGCATTGGTGAACTTGTTGCTATTGATATCGATAGAAGTAATTTGACGGATGCACAAATGACGCATGGATTTTTTGGTAGTTGGCGTACCAGCGAATTCAGGGATTTAATGGGATATATTAAATCATCCGGTATGTCAATAGCCGGATTTGATGTGCAAAGGACCGGGAGTACTTTTGAACCGTGGTTGAATACACTGGCAAGTAATAAAATGTTAGATATAGTTCATTACAAAACTCTTGAAGACAGGTACGGTTTACTGCAACGTAAGCTTACAACCCGAAACATTGTTTATGATTCGGTTTATACAACAACACAAGATCTGGTAAAAGATTATCAGCACGTTTATGAGCTAATGGTTAAAAGCAGGCCTGTAGATACTTCTAAAATGTTTGTGCTTGTGCTCCGAACTATTGTGAACAGAGTTATTTACCTGCAATATATGCTTCAATTCGTTAAAGACGGGGATTGGCATTCACGATGGGCTGCGAGAGACCTTGCTATGGCAGAAAATATAAAATGGCTGAAAGAGTATATTTTTAAAAACGAAAAACTAATTGTAGTTGCCCATAATTTTCATGTTGCACGAGATAATCCAAATGAACAGGTAATGGGAGCGATCTTAGCGCAAGCTTATTCAACACCTATGTATACTGTTGGGGTTTTTGCTGGTACGGGCGAATATGCGGATAATACAGGTAATAGGATAAAATTGGCTCCACCTGATTCAACAACACTGGATATTAAACATGTAATTGGCAGTTTACCGGGTTTTGTTGGTTTTCTGGATGTACCGAAAATAAAGGATGAAACCAACGACTGGCTTTACCGGAATATTACAATTAATGATAGCTTTATAGATCTGGCTGGATCAAACTCTATGGTACTTGCCAAACAATTCGACGGCTTACTATTTATTAAAATGATTTCCATGCCTGAGCCCTGAAAAACGAAAATTAAGCTTCTGGTTGTTCATGGTGTTCGCTTGCCTAACCTCCTCCTTAAGATTTAAAACTTCATTCAAATTTCAATAATATCATTTATTCCATATCCAATAAACTCATGAAAAAATTTCCTTTCCTGCCTGAATCATCTGCACTGACCCTATTAAGAATCATTCCAGGCCTCTTACTTGCTGCTCATGGCTGCATCCGATTATATGCCGGGACTGTAAATGGGTTTGGCGAGTTTCTCAACAGCAAGGGCTTTATTATTGGCTCAGCTATCGCCTGGGGTGTGACATTTTTTGAAATAGTCGGTGGAATACTGATGGCAGCCGGATATTTTACCAGGTTGATTGCGCCTGTATTCATTTTTCAGTTGGTCATGGGCATCATATTGGTACACGCCGCGAATGGCTGGTTTGTAGTAGGGTACCAATCAGGCGGAGTAGAATATAGTGTTTTATTGATAACCGTATTGATCGTAATATCTGCCCGGGATTCCAGGTGAAATAGTGTGGGTACACGGCTAAAAAATGAAGTTTTAGATACCTGTATATATTATTCAGGTTTGTATATTCATTTTCATCGGAATATTTCAGAGCAGGGAGTCTTATGAATGGAGTGGAATAAAATAAGCAATAGGTGTAGTTCGAGTTTATCGCTCAAATATTATGCAAGCTTCTTGCCTAATGGTTTCTTGCCCAATTCGGAGTAACTTTACCAGCTTATAATTTTGTCTAATGAAATTCAGATCCTCACTTATTCTCTTATTTACTACTTCCATTGTGCTGGTGCATGCTCAGTACCCAGGTATCAACGAAGACATCGACCACAACCGCAAAGGCCAGCTCATCATCAAGGCCAGGCCCGGTGCCAAAGTAGTCGTCGAACAACTCAGTCATGAATTCCTGTTTGGTGCAGCGATCAGCAATGGCTTGGCCGGAGATAATTGGTCTGCGGAAAATCAAAAACAATACCGCGAAAAATTTCTCTTAAACTTCAATAGTGCGGTGACAGAAAATGCCGTAAAATGGTTGAGCATGGAGCGGGAGCAAGGCAAGGTCAACTACACTGTGGTTGATGGCATCCTGGCCTGGGCAGAAGCCAATCATATTCCACTCAGAGGGCACAATATTTTCTGGGGAATAGAAAAGTTTGTACAACCCTGGTTAAAAACGATGAGCAATGAAGAGTTGGAAAAATCGCTAAAAGATCGGGCGCACGATATAGCCGGCCGATACAAAGGACGATTTATTGAGTACGATCTCAATAACGAAATGATCCATGGCAATTACTACGAGCAGCGTCTGGGTCATGATATCACCAAAAAGATGGCGGCGTGGGTACACGAGGCTGATCCGACGGCCAGGCTTTATCTCAATGATTATGACATCCTGACTGGAAAGTGGCTGGACAAGTACATGGCGCAGATCAGGGATTTACTCAGCCAGGGAGTGCCCATCGCGGGCATAGGCGTGCAGGGGCATCTGCATGGGGATACTTTTGATAGAGAAGCGCTTAAGCGATCACTAGACTCGCTGGCTATTTTTGGATTACCGATCAAGGTGACAGAATTCAATGTTCCGGGACAGCGATCGCGGTATGTTCAAAATGACACCGCCAAGATGAGTCCGGAACAAGAACTGCAAAAGGCCAGTGAAATCATTGATTATTATAAAATCTGTTTCGCACACCCTGCCGTCGAGAGCATATTGATGTGGGGCTTTTGGGCAGGAGCCAACTGGATACCCGAATCCTCTTTGTACCGCCGCGACTGGTCACCGACCCCTGCCGCTGCAGCGTATTACAAACTCATCTTTCAGGATTGGTGGACGAGTACCTCCGGAATCATGGACAGAGATGGGGCGGCTGTCATTCCGGCATTTTATGGAACTTATAGAGTATCGGTTGATGGGGTGGAAAAAATGGTGAATTTGAAGAAAGAAAAAGGAGTGGAAACGGTAGCGTTTTGATAGTGATTTTACAAAATTGATACGAAACCAAAGAAGGGGGGGGGGGGGGGGGGGGGGGGGGGGGGGGGGGGCCCCAGGGGGAGGAAAGGGGGGGGGGGGGGGGGGGGGGGGAAAAGGGGGAAAAGGGGGGGGGGGGGGGGGGGGGGGGGGGGGGGGGGGGGGGGGGGGGGGGGGGGTGTCACAGAAAATAAAGAAATCTATTTATTAACACTTTACGATAAAAGTGAGTTCGATACCATTGATGACAGTATACTCCGTAGAATTATAAAAAGTTTTAGACATAAAGGAGAGTAGCAAAACTACATGACATCGGCGGACATGGTCACCAGTACGAGATACGATTGACGGAAAACCGATCTTTTTATGCCAGATCGAAGGATGTATTAATTTTGCGGAGAAAGAGTAAGTTGGATCGCAGAAACTAAAATTGCTTTCCAGGCCGCGCAGGCTTTTATTATCCTGATCGAAGAGGGAACAAGGTTGGTTGAAGGCGTCAGAGATAAGTGCTATAGAGGGCAACATAAATTACCTTAAGGATTCAAGAGCAGTCAAATTTTTTTTAATAAGATATAAACTTTGATCCATGCTTATGATAAAGCGTTTATTCATATTAATCATACTCCCATTCATTCAGTGTTCAACTCCTGAGGAGACCGAGGTATTAGTCATAGGTGGAAGCGCTAGCGGCATAGCAGCAGCGATAAGTTCTGCCAGACTACAAGTTTCGACGATCCTTATAGAACAAGGCCCCTGGCTAGGAGGCATGTTGACTGCCGCAGGAGTAAGTGCTACAGATGGCAACTACAAATTACCTTCCGGATTCTGGGGAGAGTTTAGAGACAGCCTGGTCGCTCACTATGGATCGGAAGAAAAACTGCAGACAGGATGGGTGAGCAAAACGCTCTTCGAGCCTTCGGTGGGCAACGAGATTTTTCAGCAGTTGGCGAAAAAAGAAAAATCACTGTCTTTATATTTCCATACCAACTTGTTATCACTAGCTCCCACTCAAAACGGATGGACCGCAAAAGTCAGGACCGAAAAAGGAGAGAAGCAGATAAAAGCCAAAATAGTCATCGATGCTACAGAATTAGGCGATGTAGTGAAGCTGGCAGGGATAGAATATAGTGTCGGCATGGATCCTCAGGATAAGTATCATGAATCAATAGCTCCGGTAAAAGCAAATGAGGTGATTCAGGATATGACCTATGTATTGATATTGGAGGATTATGGCAAACCGGTTATTATCGATCCACCAGCAGGATACGATGCTTCTGTATTCTATTGTTCCAGTCAGTCCTTATTGTGCACTGGGGCCAAAACGATGAAACGAACACTTTGGCCACCGGACAAACTGATCACCTACGGTGCACTTCCCAATAATAAATATATGATCAACTGGCCCATCAATGGAAATGATTACTACTCCAACACGGTCGACCTGACGGAAACAGAGCGTCAGGCACAATATGAGAAAGCCAAAATAAAATCGCTTCAATTTTTGTATTATCTCCAAACGGAATTAGGTTTTTCCAATTTGAGTTTGGCCGAAAATGAGTTTCCTACGGCTGACCATATGCCGCTAATACCG
The window above is part of the Saprospiraceae bacterium genome. Proteins encoded here:
- a CDS encoding PD40 domain-containing protein; this translates as MKIRISLFTVILSISSVSAQQSLRLNPPPSTAEIFGKNFISTGISERDFALSPDGTEIFYTIQSPQGIFQTIVYCKKDKSGNWSQPEIAPFAGKFSDLEPAFTADGNKLFFSSNRPLSGSEIKDFDIWVVQKEKGIWGDPKNLGSPVNTKEDEFYPSIAHSGNLYYTAAYQNGIGKEDIFVSKWENGTYTAPVPLDTAVNSKSYEFNAFVSPEEDFIIFTAYGRKDDKGRGDLYMSVKDAAGHWQPAKNLSMLNTAKLDYCPFVSFDKKILFFTSERINIKNAYLEKPVKINKLRESFASPQNGGGDIYWISFDKIREQF
- a CDS encoding alpha/beta hydrolase; the protein is MKTNRYYLFFLFYLCIGPNSHAQENVLYGNNPEVGKYFDHAGTKIYYEIYGSGRPLILIHGNGGSIKSRADLISEFAKKYKVIALDSRCHGKSDCPPQYLTYEQMADDVYELLNHLRIDSALVWGHSDGAVIGLLIAIRHPEKIQKLLASGANLRPDSTA
- a CDS encoding alpha/beta hydrolase, yielding MSSQAKKDSVRSKQFRLLVDQPNIPVADLEKIKSSVLIMSGDRDAIRNKHTLEIFEHIPKALLCILPGTTHFVYLDRKQWFTEILYDFFDNPPALTTTAELMMKAYGK
- a CDS encoding SGNH/GDSL hydrolase family protein, which codes for MIMVSAKYAAIMKIILLIGLIIVVGATKPANFLHISSEKPYTGALKTILFVGNSLTYTNDLPKLVVAFGKENGVEIKTTILASPNYALEDHWNDGQVQKLLSKYKYDFVVIQQGPSSQIDGRRRLFDFGVKIKTLCDNTNTQLAFFMVWPAFSNIQTFDGVIQNYTDAALSTNSLLCPVGVLWKKYFQETGDYSFYGPDMFHPSAIGSKNAAKIIFETLFK
- a CDS encoding erythromycin esterase family protein; this translates as MKGSVVMLSFLLIFWTGRLTGQNLTSHQLIYLNNTVNTICNDTILSKSNWQSLKTAIKDKRIVLLGEPNHGSKEIFKLRNDLIRFLHNNAGFNTVLFESGIGELVAIDIDRSNLTDAQMTHGFFGSWRTSEFRDLMGYIKSSGMSIAGFDVQRTGSTFEPWLNTLASNKMLDIVHYKTLEDRYGLLQRKLTTRNIVYDSVYTTTQDLVKDYQHVYELMVKSRPVDTSKMFVLVLRTIVNRVIYLQYMLQFVKDGDWHSRWAARDLAMAENIKWLKEYIFKNEKLIVVAHNFHVARDNPNEQVMGAILAQAYSTPMYTVGVFAGTGEYADNTGNRIKLAPPDSTTLDIKHVIGSLPGFVGFLDVPKIKDETNDWLYRNITINDSFIDLAGSNSMVLAKQFDGLLFIKMISMPEP
- a CDS encoding DoxX family protein, giving the protein MKKFPFLPESSALTLLRIIPGLLLAAHGCIRLYAGTVNGFGEFLNSKGFIIGSAIAWGVTFFEIVGGILMAAGYFTRLIAPVFIFQLVMGIILVHAANGWFVVGYQSGGVEYSVLLITVLIVISARDSR
- a CDS encoding endo-1,4-beta-xylanase codes for the protein MKFRSSLILLFTTSIVLVHAQYPGINEDIDHNRKGQLIIKARPGAKVVVEQLSHEFLFGAAISNGLAGDNWSAENQKQYREKFLLNFNSAVTENAVKWLSMEREQGKVNYTVVDGILAWAEANHIPLRGHNIFWGIEKFVQPWLKTMSNEELEKSLKDRAHDIAGRYKGRFIEYDLNNEMIHGNYYEQRLGHDITKKMAAWVHEADPTARLYLNDYDILTGKWLDKYMAQIRDLLSQGVPIAGIGVQGHLHGDTFDREALKRSLDSLAIFGLPIKVTEFNVPGQRSRYVQNDTAKMSPEQELQKASEIIDYYKICFAHPAVESILMWGFWAGANWIPESSLYRRDWSPTPAAAAYYKLIFQDWWTSTSGIMDRDGAAVIPAFYGTYRVSVDGVEKMVNLKKEKGVETVAF